The Rhodococcus rhodochrous DNA window CAGGAGCCGGACCCGTCGGCTGGACCGTCGCCGAACAACTTGCCGCACAAGGACATCGCGTGCGTGTCCTGACCCGATCGGGCAGCGGACCGGAAGGTGCGGGCATCGAACGCCTGCGTGTCGACGTCACGGATCCCGAGGCCGTGGCCGCAGCACTCGTCGACGAAGACGGACTAGTTGCCGACGCGGTGTACATGTGCGTCCACGGGTCGGCCTACCGCGCCGACGTATGGGCACGCGAACTCCCCATCGCCGAGCGGGTCGTTCTCGACGCCGCCGCGAACCTGTCGGAGAAGACGGTCGTCGTCTTCCCCGAGAGCCTCTACTCGTACAGCGAACCCGACCGGGTCATGACCGAGGACTCGCCCCGCGAGGCCGACACCGGCAAGCGCGGCATCCGGCGGCAGCTCCTCGCCGCCCGCGCCGCCCACCGTGCCCCGACGGTGAGCGTCGTGGCATCGGACTTCTTCGGTCCACGGGCACTGAACGCGATGGCCGGCGAACGCATGGTGCCCACCGTGCTCGCCGGCAACAAGGTGCGGGTACTCGGCTCGGCCGACCTCCCGCATTCGTTCACCTACGTTCCCGACCTGGCGGCGGCGATGATCGCGTCGGCGGGGGAGCCGGCCGTGTGGAACACCGTGATCCACGCACCCACCGGACCGGCCGTGACACAGCGTGAGATCGCCACCGCCTTCACGCGGGCGGCCGGCCTGCCCGCGCCCGCGGTGGGGACGATCCCGTCCTGGCTGGTGCGGGCCGGCGGCCACGTGAACCGGGACATGAAGGAACTCGCCGAGATGCTCTACCAGTTCGATGCCCCGTTCGTCATGGACTCGACCCGCACCGAACAGGTACTCGGCCTGTCGCCCACCCCGCTCGACGAGGCGGCCGCCCGCACGGTCGAATGGTGGCGGAGCCGATAGTGTCGTGCTTGTGCGAGACTCCGGGCAGCAGTCCAGGCAGCGGGCGTGGCGATCGACCGCGACCGCCCTGCGGAACTCGCCGGGTCTCGTACGACTGACGGGGGTGCGGTTCGCGAGCCAGTTCGGCGACGGACTGTTCCAGGCCGCACTCGGCGGGGCGATCCTGTTCAACCCCGAACGTCACACCGACCCGGTGACGATCGCGGCAGGCTTCGCGGTGCTGCTGTTGCCGTACTCGGTGATCGGTCCGTTCGCCGGCGCCCTGCTCGACCGGTGGGACCGACGCCTCGTCCTCGTCTGGGCCAACGTGCTCCGCGGAGTGTTCATCGCGGCAGCCGCGGCCGTGTTGCTCCTCGGGGGACCGCAGACCCCGCTCATGCTGCTCGCGCTCGCCGCCGTCGGCGTGAGCAGATTCGTCCTGGCAGGCGTCTCGGCCTCGCTCCCACACGTGGTGGCCCAGTCGTGGCTCGTCCCGGTCAATTCCGTTCTGGCGACGGTCG harbors:
- a CDS encoding NAD-dependent epimerase/dehydratase family protein, translating into MSHLQVVAGAGPVGWTVAEQLAAQGHRVRVLTRSGSGPEGAGIERLRVDVTDPEAVAAALVDEDGLVADAVYMCVHGSAYRADVWARELPIAERVVLDAAANLSEKTVVVFPESLYSYSEPDRVMTEDSPREADTGKRGIRRQLLAARAAHRAPTVSVVASDFFGPRALNAMAGERMVPTVLAGNKVRVLGSADLPHSFTYVPDLAAAMIASAGEPAVWNTVIHAPTGPAVTQREIATAFTRAAGLPAPAVGTIPSWLVRAGGHVNRDMKELAEMLYQFDAPFVMDSTRTEQVLGLSPTPLDEAAARTVEWWRSR